TGGCCCAGTACCCGAGGGAAAGCCCCCCACAGCCGTGGATGCGGCATCGGGTCGTTCGGCAGGCCATCGGAGCCGATCATGCTGACCGGATAACGCAGCACCCGCCGCACGTCCTGCTCGTCCATGTTGTAGTAGATTGCGCCCGCGGGCATCAGCCGCGCCGCCGCATCATGCAGGCTCACCTGCCAGCCATCGGCAATTTGCTTGAGGGTTTTACCGGCCTGCTCCGGCTGCGCTTCCGACCAGGTGATAACGATGTCGAACTCATCGGTCACCTGCTTCATATCCAGCGTCGAGGAGCTGGCGGAATAGGGATAGCAGTCGCAGGCGATCTCCTGGCGCTGGCGCATCTCATCAAAGAAGGCCAGCGTCTCCTGAGTGCGGCCCCAGTTTTTCGCCCCGGCGCACTTGTGGTGCGAAACCACCACCGGCACGTTGCCGTGGCGACCAATGCGAAACGCTTCGTCGAGCGCCTCCAGAATCGGCTCAAACTCTGAGCGCAGGTGGGTGGTATAAATTCCCTTCTCCGCCGCCAGCTCTTCCGCCAGCGCCATCACCTCTTCAGTCGTAGACTGAAACGCGCTGGCGTAGGCCAGACCGGTGCTCAGTCCTAGCGCTCCCTGACGCAGCGCATCACGCAGTTGCACACGCATCCCGGCGATTTCGCTTTCCGTCGCCGGGCGGAACAAATCATCCATATGATTGTTGCGCAGCGCGGTATGGCCAATCAGCGTGCCGACGTTCAATGACGGCTTCGCCGCCTCCACCGCGTGGGCGTAATCCTCGACGGTGGGATAAATAAAATGCTCTGCCTCGCCCAGCAGGTTCATTGGGTCCGGCACCTCGCCGCGCATGGTCGCCGTCGCCGCGCTGATCCCGCAGTTGCCGACAATCACCGTCGTTACCCCCTGGCTCAGCTTGGGCAAATACTCCGGCATACGGATGACGTTGATATCATCATGGGTATGCACATCGATAAACCCGGGGGCCAGCACGCGCCCCAGCCCCTCAACCACCTGCTCCGCCGCCAGGTTCAGCGCCGGAGCCATATCCACAATCCGGTCACCTTTCACCGCCACGTCGCCGCGAAACTGCGGCCCGCCGCTGCCGTCAATCACCGTGACGTTTTTGAAAAGCCAATCAACTTTCATCGCAATTACTCCCTTTCCACTCTGCCGACAAGTTAACCATTTACAAGGCGGAAAAACAGTGGAAAACCACGCAAAAACCAGATCAATTTATGATACTTTTATTCATAAACAATAAAGATCTAACATTAAATTCATATTTATCAATAAGTTAAAATTGATACTCAACTTTTATCCGAGCATAAACCCTAAAAGGATATTGTTATGAAATACCATTTCGATACGCTTATCTCGCACAAAGCCGCCGTGATGTCCGCCCCGGCAAACCTGCTGGCAGAGGACGTTTGTCTCCCCGCCGCGTTGCTGAAAAAAACGGCGTTGGAAAATAACATCGCCTGGATGCAGCACTACGCCGATGCGCGCGGCGTCTCGTTGGCACCGCACGGTAAAACGACGATGACGCCGTGGATTTTTCAGGCGCAGCAGCAGGCGGGCGCATGGGGAATTGGCGTGGGTAGCGCCTGGCAAGCCAGCGCGGCGATGGCCAGCGGCGTTGAGCGCGTGTTGATGGTCAATCAGCTGGTCGGCAAGGCCAATATGCAGGTGGTATCGCGCCTGAAAGCGCATTATCGGGCGGCTGATTTTATCTGCTGCGTGGATAGCCTTGCCAATGCCAGCACGCTGTCGGCGTTTTTCAGCGAGCGGCGGCAAACGCTGGATGTGCTGATTGAGCTGGGCGTGGCGGGCGGGCGCTGCGGCTGTCGCAGCGTCAACGATGCGCTGGCACTGGCGCAGGCGGTGGCGGAGCTGCCTGGCCTGAAG
This Klebsiella sp. RHBSTW-00484 DNA region includes the following protein-coding sequences:
- a CDS encoding N-acyl-D-amino-acid deacylase family protein; amino-acid sequence: MKVDWLFKNVTVIDGSGGPQFRGDVAVKGDRIVDMAPALNLAAEQVVEGLGRVLAPGFIDVHTHDDINVIRMPEYLPKLSQGVTTVIVGNCGISAATATMRGEVPDPMNLLGEAEHFIYPTVEDYAHAVEAAKPSLNVGTLIGHTALRNNHMDDLFRPATESEIAGMRVQLRDALRQGALGLSTGLAYASAFQSTTEEVMALAEELAAEKGIYTTHLRSEFEPILEALDEAFRIGRHGNVPVVVSHHKCAGAKNWGRTQETLAFFDEMRQRQEIACDCYPYSASSSTLDMKQVTDEFDIVITWSEAQPEQAGKTLKQIADGWQVSLHDAAARLMPAGAIYYNMDEQDVRRVLRYPVSMIGSDGLPNDPMPHPRLWGAFPRVLGHYSRDEQLFPLTTAIHKMTGLSAARFQLADRGLVKVGYFADLVLFDPQTVRDVASFSDPKQPADGIEAVMVNGVMSYGSDKKITGRAGRFLRRQMD